The following proteins come from a genomic window of Lycium ferocissimum isolate CSIRO_LF1 chromosome 4, AGI_CSIRO_Lferr_CH_V1, whole genome shotgun sequence:
- the LOC132054309 gene encoding uncharacterized protein LOC132054309: MQTNATLDYSSPIYLSTSDVPGISPVPVPFAGNGFGGWKCNMIVSLSARNKIRHVDGSCPRPDEDSPQVRQWNRCNNLVISWLTSSLTPDIAESVQYSDTAESIWNQLCKRYGPPSGTKIFELKKVLASTSQGSLDSASYFNKLKKLWDEFRFMCTDHINTCTCAAKPGLQQEDEENKVYQFLMGLNKIYVGVRSNLLMMQPFPSLDAAYNIFLQDERQRLVNFPAQFSPDSASFNVNLNKIFPASTSHPIKT; the protein is encoded by the coding sequence ATGCAAACCAACGCGACTCTTGACTATTCTAGCCCTATCTATCTTTCTACGTCTGATGTGCCTGGAATTTCACCTGTTCCTGTACCTTTTGCGGGTAATGGTTTTGGGGGTTGGAAGTGTAACATGATAGTATCCTTATCTGCTCGAAACAAGATAAGACATGTTGATGGCTCTTGTCCAAGGCCAGATGAGGACTCTCCTCAAGTTAGGCAATGGAATAGATGCAACAACTTAGTCATATCTTGGTTGACAAGCTCCTTAACCCCTGATATTGCTGAGAGTGTTCAGTACTCCGATACTGCTGAAAGCATTTGGAATCAATTGTGCAAAAGGTATGGGCCTCCAAGTGGAACTAAGATTTTTGAACTTAAGAAAGTGTTAGCATCTACTAGTCAAGGATCCCTGGACAGTGCTTCCTATTTTAACAAACTCAAGAAGTTATGGGATGAGTTTAGGTTCATGTGTACAGATCACATAAATACTTGTACTTGTGCTGCTAAACCTGGTCTTCAGCAGgaagatgaagaaaataagGTATACCAATTTCTGATGGggctaaataaaatatatgttgGGGTTAGGAGCAATTTGCTCATGATGCAACCTTTTCCTTCTCTTGATGCTGCATATAATATCTTTCTTCAGGATGAGAGACAGAGGCTGGTGAACTTTCCTGCACAATTTTCACCTGATTCGGCTTCTTTTAATGTCaatctcaacaaaatatttCCTGCTAGTACATCTCACCCTATCAAAACCTAA